One genomic window of Streptomyces sp. NBC_01498 includes the following:
- the purE gene encoding 5-(carboxyamino)imidazole ribonucleotide mutase produces the protein MSSPLIGVVMGSDSDWPVMEAAAQALDEFEIPYEVDVVSAHRMPHEMIAYGEEAAGRGLRAIVAGAGGAAHLPGMLASVTPLPVIGVPVPLKYLDGMDSLLSIVQMPAGVPVATVSVGGARNAGLLAARILAAHDPELRSRMTDFQRQLNEQATDKGKRLRAKVSGHDSFGFGK, from the coding sequence ATGAGCTCTCCCCTCATCGGCGTCGTCATGGGGTCGGACTCCGACTGGCCCGTCATGGAGGCCGCCGCCCAGGCGCTCGACGAGTTCGAGATCCCGTACGAGGTCGACGTCGTCTCCGCGCACCGGATGCCGCACGAGATGATCGCGTACGGCGAGGAGGCCGCCGGACGCGGGCTCCGGGCGATCGTCGCGGGCGCGGGCGGCGCCGCCCATCTGCCGGGCATGCTGGCCTCGGTCACACCGCTGCCGGTGATCGGGGTCCCCGTACCGCTGAAGTACCTGGACGGCATGGACTCGCTGCTGTCGATCGTGCAGATGCCGGCGGGCGTGCCGGTCGCGACGGTCTCCGTAGGAGGAGCCCGTAACGCCGGGCTGCTGGCCGCGCGCATCCTCGCGGCCCACGACCCGGAACTGCGGTCCCGTATGACGGACTTCCAGCGGCAGCTCAACGAACAGGCGACCGACAAGGGCAAGCGGCTGCGCGCCAAGGTGAGCGGCCACGACTCCTTCGGCTTCGGGAAGTGA
- a CDS encoding acyl-CoA dehydrogenase family protein, producing the protein MAGSADFDLYRPSEEHDMLRDAVRSLSEAKIAPFAAAVDEEARFPQEALDALVAADLHAVHVPEEYGGAGADALATVIVIEEVARVCASSSLIPAVNKLGSLPVILAGGEDLKKKYLGPLAKGDAMFSYCLSEPDAGSDAGGMKTKAVRNGDGYVLNGVKRWITNAGVSEYYTVMAVTDPDRRTKGISAFVVEKGDEGVSFGAPEKKLGIKGSPTREVYLDNVRIPADRLIGEEGTGFATAMKTLDHTRITIAAQALGIAQGALDYATGYVQERKQFGKPIGDFQGVQFMLADMAMKLEAARQLTYSAAARSQRVSDGGDKEQLTFFGAAAKCFASDVAMDVTTDAVQLLGGYGYTRDYPVERMMRDAKITQIYEGTNQVQRIVMARNLP; encoded by the coding sequence GTGGCCGGATCGGCTGATTTCGACCTGTACCGCCCGTCCGAGGAGCACGACATGCTCCGCGACGCCGTGCGTTCGCTCTCCGAGGCGAAGATCGCGCCGTTCGCCGCCGCCGTGGACGAGGAGGCGCGCTTCCCCCAGGAGGCGCTGGACGCGCTGGTCGCCGCCGATCTGCACGCCGTCCATGTGCCCGAGGAGTACGGCGGCGCCGGGGCGGACGCCCTGGCCACGGTGATCGTCATCGAGGAGGTGGCCCGCGTCTGCGCGTCGTCCTCCCTGATCCCGGCGGTGAACAAGCTCGGCTCGCTGCCGGTGATCCTGGCCGGTGGCGAGGACCTGAAGAAGAAGTACCTGGGCCCGCTGGCCAAGGGCGACGCGATGTTCTCGTACTGCCTCTCCGAGCCGGACGCCGGCTCGGACGCGGGCGGCATGAAGACCAAGGCCGTACGGAACGGCGACGGTTACGTCCTCAACGGCGTGAAGCGGTGGATCACCAACGCCGGTGTCTCCGAGTACTACACGGTCATGGCGGTCACCGACCCCGACCGCCGTACGAAGGGCATCTCGGCGTTCGTCGTCGAGAAGGGCGACGAGGGTGTCTCGTTCGGCGCCCCGGAGAAGAAGCTCGGCATCAAGGGCTCCCCGACGCGCGAGGTCTACCTGGACAACGTCCGTATCCCGGCGGACCGCCTGATCGGCGAGGAGGGCACGGGCTTCGCCACGGCGATGAAGACCCTGGACCACACCCGCATCACGATCGCGGCCCAGGCCCTCGGCATCGCCCAGGGCGCGCTGGACTACGCGACGGGCTACGTCCAGGAGCGCAAGCAGTTCGGCAAGCCGATCGGTGACTTCCAGGGCGTCCAGTTCATGCTCGCGGACATGGCGATGAAGCTGGAGGCGGCCCGCCAGCTCACCTACTCGGCGGCGGCCCGCTCCCAGCGCGTCAGCGACGGCGGCGACAAGGAGCAGCTCACGTTCTTCGGCGCGGCGGCCAAGTGCTTCGCCTCGGACGTGGCGATGGACGTCACGACGGACGCGGTCCAGCTCCTCGGCGGCTACGGCTAC
- a CDS encoding 5-(carboxyamino)imidazole ribonucleotide synthase → MTFPVVGMVGGGQLARMTHEAGIPLGLRFKLLSDTPQDSAAQVVADVVVGDYRDLETLRAFARGCDVITFDHEHVPIEHLRALEADGVAVRPGPDALVHAQDKGVMRARLSELGAPCPRHRVVTDAADVAAFADEVGGFPVILKTVRGGYDGKGVWVARSADDAEQPFRAGVPVLAEEKVDFVRELAANIVRSPHGQAVAYPVVESRQVDGVCDTVIAPAPGLSEELSGEAQQLALRIAAELGVVGHLAVELFETADGRILVNELAMRPHNSGHWTQDGAITSQFANHVRAVLDLPLGDPRPRAPWTVMCNVLGGDYPDMYAAYLHCMAHDPQLKIHMYGKDVKPGRKVGHVNTYGDDLADVLERARHAAGYLRGTITT, encoded by the coding sequence GTGACATTCCCGGTAGTCGGCATGGTCGGCGGCGGTCAGCTCGCCCGTATGACCCACGAGGCGGGCATCCCCCTCGGCCTCAGATTCAAGCTTCTCAGCGACACCCCGCAGGACTCCGCGGCGCAGGTGGTCGCCGACGTGGTCGTCGGTGACTACCGCGACCTGGAGACCCTGCGCGCCTTCGCGCGCGGCTGCGACGTGATCACCTTCGACCACGAGCACGTGCCGATCGAGCACCTGCGCGCCCTGGAGGCGGACGGTGTCGCCGTACGCCCCGGCCCCGACGCCCTCGTGCACGCGCAGGACAAGGGCGTGATGCGCGCCCGGCTAAGCGAGCTGGGCGCGCCCTGCCCGCGCCATCGCGTCGTCACCGACGCCGCCGACGTCGCGGCCTTCGCCGACGAGGTCGGCGGCTTCCCCGTGATCCTCAAGACGGTGCGCGGCGGCTACGACGGCAAGGGCGTGTGGGTCGCCCGGTCGGCGGACGACGCCGAGCAGCCCTTCCGGGCCGGGGTCCCCGTCCTCGCCGAGGAGAAGGTCGACTTCGTCCGGGAGCTGGCCGCGAACATCGTGCGTTCGCCGCACGGCCAGGCCGTCGCGTACCCCGTCGTGGAGTCCCGCCAGGTCGACGGCGTGTGCGACACCGTCATCGCGCCCGCGCCCGGCCTCTCCGAGGAGCTGTCCGGCGAGGCGCAGCAGCTCGCGCTGCGGATCGCCGCCGAACTGGGCGTCGTCGGTCATCTGGCGGTCGAGCTGTTCGAGACGGCCGACGGCCGCATCCTCGTCAACGAATTGGCCATGCGCCCTCACAACTCGGGCCACTGGACCCAGGACGGCGCGATCACCTCGCAGTTCGCCAACCACGTACGGGCCGTGCTCGACCTGCCCCTCGGCGACCCGCGCCCGCGCGCGCCCTGGACGGTGATGTGCAACGTGCTGGGCGGGGACTACCCCGACATGTACGCGGCGTATCTGCACTGCATGGCCCACGACCCGCAGCTCAAGATCCACATGTACGGCAAGGACGTGAAGCCCGGCCGTAAGGTCGGCCACGTCAACACCTACGGTGACGACCTGGCCGACGTGCTGGAGCGCGCCCGCCACGCCGCCGGATACCTCCGAGGAACGATCACCACATGA
- a CDS encoding UDP-glucose dehydrogenase family protein, translating to MALKITVIGTGYLGATHAAAMAELGFEVLGLDVVPEKIEMLSAGKVPMYEPGLEELLRKHVAGIEGSTGRLRFTTSWEDVGAFGDVHFVCVNTPQKHGDNACDMSYVESAFDSLAPLLDRAALVVGKSTVPVGSAERLARRLTELAPAGPDVELAWNPEFLREGFAVQDTLHPDRIVVGTGSERAEKLLREVYATPLAEGSPFVLTDFPTAELVKTAANSFLATKISFINAMAEVCEAAGGDVVKLAEAIGYDDRIGKKFLRAGIGFGGGCLPKDIRAFMARAGELGADQALTFLREVDSINMRRRGHMVELAREAVGGDSSFLGKRVAVLGATFKPDSDDVRDSPALNVAGQIHLQGGQVTVYDPKGMDNARRVFPTLGYADSALEAVRGADVVLHLTEWREFRELDPAALGEATSRRLILDGRNALDPAVWRAAGWTYRAMGRPRA from the coding sequence ATGGCCCTCAAGATCACCGTGATCGGTACCGGCTACCTCGGCGCCACCCACGCCGCGGCCATGGCGGAACTGGGCTTCGAGGTGCTCGGGCTCGACGTCGTCCCCGAGAAGATCGAGATGCTGTCGGCCGGCAAGGTGCCGATGTACGAGCCCGGCCTCGAAGAGCTGCTGCGCAAGCACGTCGCCGGTATCGAGGGATCGACCGGGCGGCTGCGCTTCACCACCTCCTGGGAGGACGTCGGCGCTTTCGGAGACGTCCACTTCGTCTGCGTGAACACCCCGCAGAAGCACGGCGACAACGCGTGCGACATGAGCTACGTCGAGAGCGCCTTCGACTCCCTCGCGCCCCTGCTCGACCGCGCCGCGCTGGTCGTCGGCAAGTCGACCGTGCCGGTCGGCAGCGCGGAGCGGCTGGCCCGGCGGCTGACCGAACTGGCCCCGGCGGGCCCGGACGTGGAGCTGGCCTGGAACCCGGAGTTCCTGCGCGAGGGCTTCGCCGTCCAGGACACCCTCCACCCGGACCGGATCGTCGTGGGCACCGGCAGCGAGCGCGCCGAGAAGCTGCTGCGCGAGGTGTACGCGACGCCGCTCGCGGAGGGGTCGCCGTTCGTCCTGACCGACTTCCCGACCGCCGAGCTGGTGAAGACCGCCGCCAACTCCTTCCTCGCGACGAAGATCTCCTTCATCAACGCGATGGCCGAGGTCTGCGAGGCGGCCGGCGGCGACGTGGTGAAGCTGGCGGAGGCCATCGGGTACGACGACCGGATCGGGAAGAAGTTCCTGCGCGCCGGGATCGGCTTCGGCGGCGGCTGTCTGCCCAAGGACATCCGCGCGTTCATGGCGCGGGCGGGCGAACTGGGCGCGGACCAGGCGCTGACGTTCCTGCGCGAGGTCGACTCGATCAACATGCGGCGCCGGGGTCACATGGTGGAGCTGGCGCGCGAGGCCGTCGGCGGCGACTCGTCGTTCCTGGGCAAGCGGGTCGCGGTGCTGGGCGCGACGTTCAAGCCGGACTCGGACGACGTACGGGACTCCCCCGCGCTGAACGTCGCCGGTCAGATCCACCTCCAGGGCGGCCAGGTGACCGTGTACGACCCGAAGGGCATGGACAACGCGCGCAGAGTCTTCCCGACCCTGGGGTACGCGGATTCCGCGCTGGAGGCGGTGCGCGGCGCGGACGTGGTGCTGCACCTGACGGAGTGGCGCGAGTTCCGTGAGCTGGACCCGGCGGCGCTGGGCGAGGCCACGTCGCGTCGGCTGATCCTGGACGGCCGCAACGCGCTGGACCCGGCGGTCTGGCGCGCGGCGGGCTGGACGTACCGGGCGATGGGGCGGCCGAGGGCCTGA
- a CDS encoding dipeptidase, with product MGTEDYLEQARELLEDFPVVDGHNDLPWALREQVRYDLDRRDIAEDQSAHLHTDIPRLRAGGVGAQFWSVYVRSDLAGDSAVSATLEQIDVVGRLITRYADLVAARTADDMENARRAGRIASLMGAEGGHSINNSLATLRALHTLGVRYMTLTHNDNLPWADSATDKPGVGGLSPFGHEVVREMNRAGMLVDLSHVAATTMRDALATSAAPVIFSHSSSRAVCDHPRNVPDDVLELLPANGGVAMATFVPKFILPEAITWTEAADENMRAQGLHPLDTTEAGMRVQRAYEEVSPRPVATAATVADHLDHMREVAGIDHIGIGGDFDGTAFTPEGLDDVAGYPNLIAELFARRWSPEDLSKLTWHNAVRALRGAEDVARGLRAERGPSTATIEELDG from the coding sequence ATGGGCACCGAGGACTATCTGGAGCAGGCGCGCGAGCTGCTTGAGGACTTTCCCGTGGTCGACGGGCACAACGACCTGCCGTGGGCGCTGCGCGAACAGGTCCGCTACGACCTCGACCGCCGTGACATCGCCGAGGACCAGTCGGCGCATCTGCACACCGACATCCCGCGCCTGCGGGCGGGCGGGGTGGGGGCACAGTTCTGGTCGGTGTACGTACGGTCCGACCTGGCCGGCGACTCGGCGGTCAGCGCGACCCTCGAACAGATCGACGTCGTCGGGCGCCTGATCACCCGCTACGCCGACCTCGTCGCCGCGCGCACCGCCGACGACATGGAGAACGCCCGCCGGGCCGGCCGGATCGCGTCCCTGATGGGCGCCGAGGGCGGGCACTCCATCAACAACTCCCTCGCCACGCTGCGCGCCCTGCACACCCTGGGCGTGCGCTACATGACGCTCACGCACAACGACAACCTGCCGTGGGCCGACTCGGCGACCGACAAGCCGGGCGTGGGCGGACTGTCGCCCTTCGGCCACGAGGTCGTACGCGAGATGAACCGCGCCGGCATGCTGGTCGACCTCTCGCACGTGGCCGCGACGACCATGCGGGACGCGCTCGCCACGAGCGCCGCGCCGGTGATCTTCTCGCACTCCTCCTCGCGAGCGGTCTGCGACCACCCGCGCAACGTCCCGGACGACGTGCTGGAACTGCTGCCCGCGAACGGCGGGGTGGCGATGGCCACCTTCGTACCGAAGTTCATCCTGCCCGAGGCGATCACCTGGACGGAGGCCGCCGACGAGAACATGCGCGCGCAGGGGCTGCACCCGCTGGACACGACGGAGGCGGGGATGCGCGTCCAGCGTGCGTACGAGGAGGTCAGCCCGCGCCCGGTGGCCACGGCGGCGACGGTCGCCGACCACCTGGACCACATGCGCGAGGTCGCGGGCATCGACCACATCGGCATCGGCGGCGACTTCGACGGCACGGCGTTCACGCCGGAGGGTCTGGACGACGTGGCGGGCTACCCGAACCTGATCGCGGAACTCTTCGCCCGCCGCTGGTCGCCGGAGGACCTGTCCAAGCTCACCTGGCACAACGCGGTACGGGCACTGCGCGGGGCGGAGGACGTGGCGCGGGGGCTGCGGGCGGAGCGGGGGCCGTCGACGGCGACGATCGAGGAACTGGACGGGTAG